A genome region from Nocardia sp. NBC_01730 includes the following:
- the cutA gene encoding divalent-cation tolerance protein CutA has translation MAVDDELVSVSITAADAEWLAEFTRKLVTDRLAACGNIHPSIRSIYRWDNAIEDDTEALVTLHTRRSHVREIIARADVEHPYDTPQVLAVPIVVAHPGYRDWVLTETAG, from the coding sequence ATGGCCGTCGACGACGAACTCGTAAGCGTCAGCATCACCGCCGCCGATGCCGAATGGCTGGCGGAGTTCACACGCAAGCTGGTCACCGATCGGCTCGCGGCGTGCGGAAACATCCACCCATCGATCAGGTCTATTTACCGATGGGACAATGCAATCGAGGACGACACCGAAGCCCTGGTCACACTGCATACGCGGCGCTCGCACGTCCGGGAGATCATCGCTCGCGCCGATGTCGAGCACCCCTACGACACCCCGCAGGTTCTCGCTGTTCCGATCGTGGTCGCCCATCCCGGCTACCGAGATTGGGTGCTGACCGAAACGGCTGGCTGA